One genomic segment of Methanobacterium spitsbergense includes these proteins:
- a CDS encoding thiamine pyrophosphate-dependent enzyme: MAKYRCTVCNYLYDEDEEGKKFKELPDDWRCPVCNSPKSVFVLLTEEIEEYEKGGTTVSDILVKQMVELGLKHVFGIPGTSILGVVDAIKKNDKLEFIQVRHEQTAAFMASAYGKLTGNFAVCLSVAGPGSTNLATGLYDAKLDNSPVVALTGMVQRQLIGPGSFQEIDQYSFFEPFTVFNKILMSKEQTTTLSTLAIKHAIVEHGVSHIGIPNDVQKQYYSSKIVPFRGNFPSRATKPAEFMINRAGRVIDHSSRPVIIAGLGALDQGEILLKFANKINAPITTTFKGKGVVDEDEPLYVGSHGGIGSTASTILVDKADLIIVVGSSFSDMTQIPEKKTIQIDFNPMMIARRFPVEVGLVGNSSEILPALNDVVQKRERGEYLMEIKSLKDEWVQLLNEEFDDIKSPLRAPYIINVLNNMIAKDAIITLDVGEHCWWFGRNFWMKNSQKILMSGSLATMGFGLPAALASQIVFPDRQVICITGDGGFSMVMADFLTAVKYSLPIKVFIFNNQQLGMIMQEQKMEGYPNWQTELQNMDYATFARECGGVGISVKNPDELPDAVSKALSSDKPVIVDIDTDPMRFV; the protein is encoded by the coding sequence ATGGCTAAATATAGGTGTACTGTCTGTAATTATTTATATGATGAAGATGAAGAGGGTAAAAAATTTAAAGAACTGCCTGATGATTGGAGGTGTCCAGTTTGTAACTCTCCTAAGAGTGTTTTTGTTTTGCTTACAGAAGAAATTGAAGAATATGAAAAGGGTGGTACAACAGTTTCTGATATTCTTGTAAAACAGATGGTTGAATTGGGCCTCAAACATGTATTTGGTATTCCAGGAACCTCAATTTTAGGAGTGGTTGATGCAATCAAAAAGAATGATAAACTTGAATTTATTCAAGTGAGGCATGAACAGACAGCTGCATTTATGGCATCAGCATATGGTAAGCTTACAGGAAATTTTGCAGTTTGTTTAAGTGTTGCTGGACCAGGGTCAACCAACCTTGCCACAGGACTATACGATGCAAAGCTCGATAATTCTCCTGTAGTTGCATTAACAGGTATGGTTCAAAGGCAGCTGATTGGGCCAGGTTCTTTCCAGGAAATTGATCAGTACTCTTTTTTCGAGCCATTCACCGTTTTTAATAAGATTCTCATGTCAAAGGAACAGACAACAACTCTTTCTACACTGGCAATTAAACATGCAATTGTTGAACATGGTGTTTCACATATTGGAATTCCCAATGATGTGCAAAAACAATATTATTCTTCAAAAATTGTACCATTCCGGGGAAATTTTCCAAGTAGAGCAACCAAACCAGCAGAATTTATGATCAACAGGGCAGGAAGAGTAATTGATCATTCCAGTAGACCTGTGATTATTGCAGGTTTAGGTGCCCTTGATCAGGGCGAAATTTTATTAAAATTTGCAAATAAAATAAATGCTCCTATTACAACAACTTTCAAGGGAAAGGGAGTTGTTGATGAAGATGAACCTCTTTATGTTGGAAGTCACGGAGGTATAGGTTCAACAGCTTCAACTATACTTGTTGATAAAGCAGATCTAATTATTGTAGTGGGATCTTCATTTTCTGATATGACTCAAATACCCGAAAAGAAAACAATTCAAATAGACTTCAATCCAATGATGATAGCACGAAGGTTTCCAGTAGAAGTGGGATTGGTTGGAAACAGTTCTGAAATTCTCCCGGCATTGAATGATGTTGTCCAGAAAAGGGAAAGGGGAGAATATCTCATGGAAATTAAAAGTTTAAAGGATGAGTGGGTACAACTTTTAAATGAAGAATTTGATGATATAAAATCTCCTTTAAGGGCACCTTACATTATTAATGTTCTAAACAACATGATAGCCAAAGATGCCATTATAACTTTAGATGTTGGAGAACACTGCTGGTGGTTTGGAAGGAATTTTTGGATGAAAAATTCACAGAAGATTTTAATGTCTGGTAGCCTTGCTACAATGGGTTTTGGACTTCCAGCAGCCCTTGCATCACAGATTGTATTTCCTGATAGACAAGTTATCTGTATAACTGGTGATGGTGGCTTTTCAATGGTAATGGCAGATTTTTTAACCGCAGTTAAATACAGTCTTCCCATTAAGGTATTTATTTTTAATAACCAACAGTTAGGTATGATAATGCAGGAACAGAAAATGGAAGGATATCCAAATTGGCAGACAGAACTCCAAAACATGGACTATGCAACATTTGCCCGGGAATGTGGAGGGGTAGGAATAAGTGTCAAAAATCCAGATGAACTTCCAGATGCAGTATCTAAGGCTCTTTCATCTGATAAACCAGTAATTGTAGATATTGATACAGATCCTATGCGATTTGTCTAA
- a CDS encoding acetylxylan esterase codes for MGKYKINSISDNGVFVVTESYKNLYNKFKSLKNSRGRIIHVIGAPGTGKSANIYAAMDELGLNVYDVEFTIKDVDSNSEEVFKEIYNFLKMNTNAKSKEEVYKNLSKFDVVLFADRFHDSHLLNDNNVGFSIWTEHAGFNSTKFYLYCIWEYINERKSFKEINIVLQTAWRVYILGKKYDIFTDLGILSRIIVAFMKILFEVVEISYSSQETLKIVKEHFDVDEKLIVQYIHKYGSKPRFICEALENNE; via the coding sequence ATGGGAAAGTACAAGATTAACTCTATCTCGGACAATGGTGTATTTGTTGTTACAGAATCCTATAAAAATTTGTACAACAAATTCAAAAGCCTTAAAAATAGTAGGGGAAGAATAATTCATGTGATTGGGGCTCCTGGTACTGGTAAATCTGCAAACATATATGCTGCAATGGATGAATTGGGGTTAAATGTTTATGATGTAGAATTCACCATCAAAGATGTTGATTCTAATTCAGAAGAAGTTTTCAAAGAGATCTACAACTTTTTAAAGATGAACACCAATGCAAAATCTAAGGAAGAAGTATATAAAAATTTATCAAAGTTTGATGTTGTACTTTTCGCAGACAGGTTTCATGATTCCCATTTACTGAATGACAATAATGTAGGTTTTAGTATATGGACTGAACATGCAGGATTCAACTCAACAAAATTCTATCTTTATTGTATATGGGAATATATTAACGAAAGAAAATCTTTTAAAGAAATTAACATAGTATTGCAAACAGCGTGGAGGGTTTATATCCTGGGGAAAAAATACGATATTTTCACAGACTTAGGAATTCTGTCACGTATTATTGTTGCTTTTATGAAAATATTATTTGAAGTGGTAGAAATATCCTACTCCTCCCAAGAAACACTTAAAATAGTAAAAGAACATTTTGATGTTGATGAAAAGCTCATTGTGCAATACATTCATAAATATGGATCTAAACCCAGATTCATTTGTGAGGCATTGGAAAATAATGAATAG
- a CDS encoding UbiA family prenyltransferase: MIKTLIKSTRISWAAKNLNMYLLVLTYAYFADIFINNPFEILEGLILVSALWGALYSLNDLTDLEYDRKDKEKQKRPFIQEHVEKKWIILFCTIIISSVFVIAVTTLRFSFTIILGLMLLNQLLYTVPPIRLKDTIFAPFSSTATNSILRMASCAVLLGNIFIVPLSVYIFMYTASMGTYIMYKSKQTAASALTLISGVILVYAFLVGDMNLIQFAVAVLPAFLATIPLYLSLFTQKDKMFDIADILYHQIAMLFFLISIIYILFFHNIPL, translated from the coding sequence ATGATAAAAACTTTAATAAAGTCCACAAGAATATCATGGGCTGCTAAAAACCTTAATATGTATCTTTTGGTTCTTACCTATGCTTATTTTGCAGATATATTTATAAACAATCCATTTGAAATACTCGAAGGTCTTATCCTGGTATCTGCACTTTGGGGAGCTTTATACAGTCTAAATGATCTTACTGACTTGGAATATGACAGAAAGGATAAAGAAAAGCAGAAAAGACCATTTATTCAGGAACATGTTGAAAAAAAATGGATAATACTTTTCTGTACAATTATTATATCCTCTGTATTTGTTATTGCTGTGACAACTCTCAGATTTTCATTTACAATTATATTAGGATTAATGCTACTGAATCAATTACTTTATACTGTTCCACCAATAAGACTTAAAGATACAATATTTGCTCCTTTTTCGAGTACTGCAACCAATTCTATACTCAGAATGGCTTCTTGTGCAGTGCTGTTAGGAAATATTTTCATTGTTCCATTGAGTGTTTACATTTTTATGTATACAGCAAGCATGGGCACTTACATTATGTACAAATCTAAACAAACTGCAGCAAGTGCCCTTACACTTATTTCAGGAGTCATATTGGTTTATGCATTTTTAGTAGGAGATATGAATTTAATACAGTTTGCAGTAGCAGTTTTACCCGCATTTTTGGCAACCATACCACTTTATCTTTCTCTATTCACACAAAAGGATAAGATGTTTGATATAGCAGATATTCTCTATCATCAAATAGCAATGCTGTTTTTCTTGATCAGTATAATTTACATACTTTTCTTCCACAACATTCCATTATAA
- a CDS encoding NAD(P)/FAD-dependent oxidoreductase: protein MKLIETDVLVIGAGPAGSSTAKHAALNGADVILMDKKSEIGAPKRCAEGVSKDGLKKLGIEPSSRWVTKELSGVRLVSPNGTDVWMREDQVKLPEAGYILERKVFDKFMAMDAARAGATIMIKTLARGMRKDFDSYVVSCESMGEDFEIKAKIVVGADGPESRVGRWGGLKTAVKPKNMESGIQFEMVGLEMEDPDCIEFYFGSVAPGGYAWIFPKGDDIANVGLGIVSTETDKSAYEHLLEFVANCPATKNAQPVELNIGGDPVGGMLKTLVSDNLIIVGDAAGHVNPLTGGGIITALEAGMYAGEVAAAAVKEGDYSEKRLKEYQDKCKKEIGDSFEKYLKTKDYMLSLSDSDLDSIAEAFKDTEFENISTTELVKLLIKVSPKALLKLGKLF, encoded by the coding sequence ATGAAGTTAATAGAGACAGATGTGCTTGTAATAGGAGCAGGTCCTGCTGGATCATCCACTGCAAAACATGCTGCTTTAAACGGGGCAGATGTTATTCTGATGGATAAAAAATCTGAAATAGGAGCACCTAAAAGATGTGCTGAAGGTGTTTCGAAAGATGGCCTTAAAAAACTTGGAATTGAACCAAGTAGTAGATGGGTTACAAAAGAACTTAGTGGAGTAAGATTAGTTTCTCCAAATGGTACTGACGTCTGGATGAGGGAAGACCAAGTGAAACTTCCTGAGGCAGGTTACATACTTGAGAGGAAAGTTTTTGACAAGTTCATGGCAATGGACGCTGCAAGAGCAGGTGCAACCATAATGATTAAAACTCTTGCAAGGGGTATGAGAAAGGACTTTGATAGCTATGTTGTGAGCTGCGAGAGTATGGGAGAGGACTTTGAGATCAAAGCTAAGATAGTTGTAGGTGCAGACGGGCCAGAATCCCGGGTTGGAAGATGGGGTGGTCTAAAAACTGCTGTTAAACCTAAAAATATGGAATCTGGAATTCAATTTGAAATGGTTGGTCTTGAAATGGAAGATCCTGACTGTATCGAATTCTACTTTGGAAGTGTTGCACCCGGTGGATACGCTTGGATCTTTCCAAAGGGCGATGATATAGCAAATGTTGGTCTTGGAATAGTATCAACAGAAACAGATAAAAGCGCCTATGAACATCTACTAGAATTTGTTGCCAACTGTCCTGCAACCAAAAATGCACAACCGGTTGAACTTAACATTGGCGGAGATCCAGTGGGCGGAATGCTAAAAACACTGGTTTCAGATAATTTAATTATAGTAGGAGATGCTGCAGGACATGTAAACCCACTAACAGGTGGAGGAATCATTACCGCACTTGAAGCAGGTATGTACGCAGGAGAAGTAGCTGCAGCTGCTGTTAAAGAAGGAGATTATTCTGAAAAAAGATTAAAGGAATATCAGGATAAATGCAAGAAAGAAATTGGAGACTCCTTTGAGAAATACTTGAAAACAAAGGATTACATGCTAAGCCTTTCAGATTCTGATCTTGATTCAATAGCAGAAGCATTTAAAGATACAGAATTTGAAAATATAAGCACCACTGAACTAGTAAAATTACTTATAAAAGTATCTCCAAAGGCTCTTCTAAAATTAGGAAAACTTTTCTAG
- a CDS encoding 4Fe-4S binding protein, producing MIVNEWCMYCGECAGVCPRCLIEVRETSLIFNEEGCKDCRICVQVCPVNALAKEE from the coding sequence ATGATAGTTAATGAATGGTGCATGTACTGCGGGGAATGTGCAGGTGTTTGCCCTCGCTGTTTAATCGAAGTCCGCGAGACAAGTTTAATTTTCAACGAAGAAGGATGTAAAGACTGCAGGATATGTGTTCAAGTATGTCCTGTCAATGCTTTAGCCAAAGAGGAATAA